CAAGTTACGTGATTGTCTTCTTTTCGGCGTGATTTGACCCCGAGGGGTCAAAATGATGGGTCAAAGTACACGGAATCGTCTGCCGCCGGAGACGTCACATGCCGCAAATCGCACGCTCCCCGAACCACCTTTACCGCAGGCTCAATCCATTACTTTCACCACGTCATCCCGCATGACCTGCGGGACTCGTTGGACCGCTCCGAAGTCAGGATGTCTCTCCAGACCGGCTACTTGGCCGAGGCAAGACCCAAATACTGACCAAGATGAGGAACGGTGAACTCCCCATGGATGATTTCGACCAGATAAAAGTGTTCATGACTGACTGGCTCAAGCGTTTCCTGAAGGGAAATGAACTTTCACGCCGTTAACAGGGGTTCAAATCCCCTTGGGGACGCCAAGGAAAAGACCTTACGCCATGCGCGTAAGCGCCTTTTCCTTTTCACGTGCCACCCGCAAGTGTCATTTTTCCAGGATGAGCTTCCGACCGCATCGACCAGGTCCGCATCCAGGGCATCCGCCTGGAATACCTTCAAGCTCTCGTGCCATTCGGCGGTTCGACGCCGGTCTGGCTCACGCACACCTGGTGGAACCATTCGTGTCGGAGGCCGTGCAGGGTGCCCTGGCATCCTTGCCGGTCAGGCCGTGTTTCCCGGCAGCATAGTCCAAGGCGGTACAGCCATTCGCCCCTCATATGATCGGGCATGAGGTTGTCGAGGTCTTTCCGGTTTAAAGGCGTCACATATTTTCTTCATTAATCCAATTCCCTTACGAAAGTTTATTGATAAGGCTCAGTGTCCCTTGTATGGTCGCCATACTGTTGCCCGAACAAGGCTGGCCCCTTTTCCCCCTACATGGGATTGTGAATGAACCGCTTCAAACCGAACCTCCGCCCCGGCCCCCGTCCCGCGGCAGCCTTCCTGATCATTGCCGCGCTGCTCATCCTGGCCGCGTGCGTGCTTTCGGTGCGCCCCACGCCCCAGGCCGAGAGCGGGGTTCTCGACCTGAGTACCTATGACCCGGCCGCCCTCGGCCCGGCCGCCTTGGACGGCCAGTGGGAATTCTACTGGGACCGCCTGCTGAGTCCGAACGACTTCGCACCGAACGGAGATGCTCCCGGTACGACTGGCTACCTCGCCTTTCCGGGGACATGGCAGGGCTTCCGCCTTGACGGCAAAAAGCTGGACGGCACCGGCCAGGCCACCTTCCGCCTGCGTATCAAGCTCTGGCAACACGCCCGGCGGCTGGAGCTNAAAAAGCTGGACGGCACCGGCCAAGCCACCTTCCGCCTGCGTATCAAGCTCTGGCAACACGCCCGGCGGCTGGAGCTGCGTCTGTTCGACATCACCATGGCTTACAAGCTGTGGGCCGACGGCGAGCTCGTCGCGCAAAGCGGCACGGTGGGAACGGACGCGGAAACAGAAATCCCCCGCCGTTCACTGGTGCTGGCCGAGATCGAACCCAAGGGAAGCGACCTGGAGCTGGTGCTTCAGGTCTCCAACCACCATTTCCGCCAAGGCGGCGTGCTCGACAGCATAGAGATCGCCCCCCCCGGCCCGCTGCAAAGGGCTCAAAACCGGCACCGGGCCATATCCTTCCTTTTCGCAGGCTGCCTGATGATCGCGGCCGTGTACCACCTCTTTCTCTATTACAAGAACCGAAAGCTGCCGTCGGCCCTCTACTTCGGGATATACTGCCTGCTCATGTTGGGCTACTGCACCACTTCGAACACCTCGTTATGGGCCGCAAACCTGTTCCTCCCGCCGCTGCCCCCGGCCCTCGCGGAATATTTCCCGCTATTTTGCTATCTCGCCCTTGGCCCATTTCTCTACAGATTCTTCAAATCCCTCTACCCGCAGGAAATCCACACGATAGTCCAGCACATTGTCGATATCCGATTGGCGATCTTCGTCATCCTTCTCCCGTTCGCCCCGGACTACAACATCTCCCAATACATCGCCCTCGCCATGCTGGCGAGCGCACTCTACGGCATCTACTACGTCCAACGTCTCATGGTCTGCGTGTGGCGGGGGCGCAACGGCGCGGGACTGCTGCTCACGGGGTCCGTGGTCTTCCTGCTCACCAGCCTGAACGACACTCTGGCCCACGCCAAAATCATCAACAGCGTGTATCTCCTCGAACCGGGCATGCTCTTTCTTGTCGTCACCCAGTCGCTGGCGCTGGCCAAGCGGTTCACTCACGCCATGGAGGCCGAGGAAAAGCTCTCCGGGGAACTGGAGCGCAAGAACGCCTCGCTGTTAGCCGAAATCGAGAAACGAAACCGGCTGGAGCGCGCAATCGTCAACATTAGCGAGGAGGAACGCCGTCGCTTCAGCGTCGAGCTACATGACGGCCTATGTCAGCAGCTCGTCGGAGCGCGGCTGCACGCATCCATCCTGACCGATCAGCTTTCCGGCACCCAGGAAGGCAAAGCCATGGCCAGCCTGACGGCCATGCTCGAAGAAGCCTCCAACGATGCCTACCGCACCTCGCGCGGGCTCTGGCCCGTGGAGCATGATCCAGCGACGCCCGGTCCCTCGCTGGAGGACTTGGCGCGCACAATCGCCCGGGACACCGGCATTGCCGTGACCTTTGAAAACGACTGCCATTGCACCCAGTGTACCAACCCCAATGTGACCACCCTCTACCGCATCGCCCAGGAGGCATTGTCCAACGCGGTCAAACACGCCCGAGCGGGCGCGATCCGCATGCAGCTGCGCTGCCCCGAACAAGGCGGGATCGCACTCATAGTCCGCGATGACGGCATCGGCCGGGATGAGGCCGCGCGGCAAACACGCTCCAAGGGCGGACTGGGACTCAGCATCATGGCCCACCGTGCGGGCATGATCCAGGCGGACCTGCGGATCGAGGACGAATCGGGCCATGGCACCAAAGTGACCTGCATCGCCCCCTGCGTCGTGGCCGCAGCGCTCGACCAAAAATAAGAAGGCTTGGAAGCAAGCACTTCCAAGCCTTCGCCACAGGCGGGCGGAGAGGACCGACGAATCCGCAGGACAGCGGGTTCGGCCCACTCCGCCGCGCGCCTTTTTTACGGACGAGGGGGAACGGCACCCCCATTTTGCACGTTCTTCATGGATAACGGCGGGACAACCCCTGTCGCCGGAGCCGCTCCGGGCGTCGTCGCTGCGCCTGCGTTGGATTGGTCATATACCGGGACCGTGCTGACGCCCTCGTTCACTGCTGCCGGGCCGGAGTTGCTGTCGACATTCAAGAGCGTCGTGTCCTCCACGGTTCTCCGTTCGATGCCGCCAGCGGCATCGATATTCTCTCCGGAAGCGGCCTCGACGTCCGTGTTGACCAGCGTCGTCTTGCCACCGGCAGTGATGTTCAAGGCGCCATCGGCATTAATGGTCGCCCCCTCATTCCGGGTACTGCTTCCACCGCCTATGCCGACGTAACCGCTCGAAGTATTGTCCGTATCCTCGGCTGTGGATTTGAACACCCCGTTCTCCACCTTCCATTCGCTCGAAGTCACAGACTTGGCCCCGGCCGTACCGATCGACAGACCGTCGCCGGTCAGTTGGTCTGCCGTGCCGGTCTTGACCGCATCCGTCGTCTTGGTCGACGCACCGGCCTGCTTGGACTGCGTGGCGTTCGAAGGCGTCGCCGTCTTGCCCGCCGTCCCGGTCTTGACCGCATCCTTCGTCTTGGTCGACGCACCGGCCTGCTTGGACTGCGTGGCGCTCGACGGCGTCGCCGTCTTGCCCGCCGTCCCGGACTTGACCGCATCCTTCGGCTTGGTCGACGCACCGCCCTGCTTGGACTGCGTGGCGCTCGACGGCGTCGCCGTCTTGCCCGCCGTCCCGGACTTGACCGCATCCTTCGGCTTGGTCGACGCACCGCCCTGCTTGGACTGCGTGGCGCTCGACGGCGTCGCCGTCTTGCCCGCCGTCCCGGACTTGACCGCATCCTTCGGCTTGGTCGACGCACCGCCCTGCTTGGACTGCGTGGCGCTCGACGGCGTCGCCGTCTTGCCCGCCGTCCCGGACTTGACCGCATCCTTCGGCTTGGTCGACGCACCGGCCTGCTTGGACTGCGTGGCGTTCGAAGGCGTCGTCGTCTTGCCCGCCGTCCCGGTCTTGGCCGCATCCGTCGTCTTGGTCGACGCTCCGGCCTGCTTGGACTGCGTGGCGTTCGCAGGCGTCGTCGTCTTGCCCGCCGTCCCGGTCTTGACCGCAGCCTTCGTCTTGGTCGACGCACCGGCCTGCGTGGACTGCGTGGCGTTCGAAGGCGTCGCCGTCTTGCCCGCCGTCCCGGTCTTGACCGCAGCCTTCGTCTTGGTCGACGCACCGGCCTGCGTGGACTGCGTGGCGTTCGAAGGCGTCGCCGTCTTGCCCGCCGTGCCGGTCTTGGCCGCATCCGTCGTCTTGGTCGACGTGCCGGTTTTAGCCGCATCCGTCGTCTTCGCCGTCGTTTGAGACGACTTGGCCGGGATCGGCTTTTCGATTTTCTTGTTGACGGAACCGGCTATCGTTATGCCGAAACCGGATTCTGTATTCTTCGTGGCGGTAATATTCACATCGTCCTTAGCCGCAATACCGACATCGCCCGAGCTGGTCATATTGGTTCCCACCAGGTTCACGTCACCGCCCGAAGCATTGATCTCAATTCCACCGGCTCCCGCAGAAACGCTGCCTGCCTGCTGAACCGTCTGGTTCTTCTTTCGGAACTGAATACCGGCCGTAGCTGCTTCTTCCGTTACCGCAGTGGAAACGGTTGCACCGTCAGCCTGCGCGTTCGGCGACGCAACCGGCGGCGTCGTGGCTTGCCCTTTGTCCGCGCCTGTGCCGCTTACAGCCTGCTTGGCCTTGAGTTGCTGCATCACGGTACCATGCTTATCCTGCCAGGTCGCCAAGTCCTCGTTGCTCTGCGCGCTTCCGTCAGAACCTTGCGTGCCGCCGGTTCCGGTCTTGGCCGCAGGTGTCTGCGGTGTCGTTTTAGTGGTTTTATTTGTTTTTGATGCAGAAGTGGAAAGCGCAACGCCAACGGCCGAGGACTTGGAGGTGCTTTCAGCCGCCTCGAAGTTCACATCGCCCCCGGCATTGATACTGGCTTTATTCCCTGCGGCCAGATCGGTACCTTCAAGGTTGACGTCCTTACCGCTGTTTATGACGAGGTTGCCGCCGGAAGAAAGGCTTCCAGCCGCTGCCGTGGATTCCTCGGCCTTGCTATGACCCACCTCCGCAGTGACATCAACGGATTTGCCATCGGAGGTTCCCTGAGCGTTCGAGGATTTTGACGTCCCGACGCCCAATCCCGCACGGACACTTGTGGATTTGCTCTCGGAGGTACTGTGGGCTGCATTAATGGCGACACCTTCCGCACCGCTGATGGTCGCATCACCGCCGGCCGCCATATTGGTGCCTTCCAGCGTGACGGCTTTGCCTGCGTTCAAAGTCAGGTTGCCTCCAGTTGCGATGCTGCCTGCGGTGGCGGTTACGGAAGAGGCGGTTTCCTTGCTATAGCCACCCGCAACCTTGGCGTCCACGTTCGACTTTCCCGATCCTCCACCTGCGGAATCTCCTACATTAACAGACGCGCTGGCGTCATACGAGGTTGTGCTGGAGCTCGCAGTGTCTTTGGCGGCGTCGAAGGCAATACTGCCACCGGCATCAATGGCTGTGTCGCCTGTGGAGGAAAGATTGGTCCCTTCCAAGCGGGTATCGCCTTTTGTTTTAATAGTAATGTTGCCGCCGGAACTGATGCCGCCGGCAACGGCGGTGGTGGAGTTTGCACTTGTGTCCGTTTTGCTCGTGCCGCCGGAGACGCTTGCCTCAAACCCCTTACCCGAGCCTCGCGTGAGGCCTGCACTCATGGCAGCATTGACGTTACTGTCGGATGAGGACGAGGTTTCAGTATTCTCCGCAGCCTTGAAATCCAGGGAACCCGCTTCAAGTGCCACTCCTTGGCCCCCGCTGAGCTGCGTTCCTTCCAAGGTGGTCTTTCCGGAAGTCACGCTCGTAATCTTTCCGCCGGTCTTGATGGTGGAAACAACAGCCTCGCTGGATGCGGACGCACTCTTGTTGTCGTCTCTGCTGTAGCTGGCCTTGATGCCTGCGCCAACCTTGGCTGTCGCTTTAGCTCCAGCGCCCGCTTCTGCCCCGCCCGCATCTAGACCGACTCCTGCGCTGGCCGTGACGCCCGCATCGGCCTTGGCATATACGCCTATTTTGGCGGTATCGGATGTGCTTGTGCTTGTCTTGTAGCTGGTATTGGCCGCAGCCCGGCTGTCGTAAGTCTTGGCTGTCTGGCTGAAATCGCCGCCCGCTTCGATGGCGGTGCCGACATCGGTGATGCCGTTCTCTGCGGTACGGGCAATGGACCCGGAGCCGGAAGTAATGGAAGACACCCGGGCGGTGGTGCTCCCTTCAGCACTCGTGGTCTTTGAAACCTTTTGTTGTACCCCAACGGACAATTCGGCCTTGACGCTTCCCGAAGCACTCACTCCCGCATTGGCGCCGAGACCAGCATTGGCCGAGGCAGAGGTTTGAGCCTTGGCGCTTGCTTTGCCGTCAATATACAGACCGGAGCTCGTTTTGGTCGTCGAAGAGGTGCTCGTATGGCTATCCTCTGCGGCCAGGAAAGACATATCCTTTGCCGTAATATCCACGCCTGTCTCACCGCTCAGGTCGGAGCCCTGCACGACGAGATCCTTTTTGGAATTGATCGTAAGATTGCCGCCGCTGGCGAGCGTTGTTCCCTTATTGACAATATCGGTCGTCGTGTCCGTCGTGGTCTTGGTACGGAGAAGGTCGATACTCGTGCTGGAGTTCGCGTTGGCGGTTGCCGTAGCATTAGCACCGGCGTTGGCGCTTCCGGTTTTGGCATTTGCGCTGGCTCCGGCCGTCGCCTCGGCATCGGCCGAATTGGTCGTGCTCGCGTAAAGACCAACCTTGACCGTAGTGGTTTTGCTGGTAGCAACGTGGGTGTCTTGTGCCGCAAGGATATTCACGTTTTCGCCGGAGAGATTGGCGTCCCCGCCGGTTGTCACCTCTGCACCCCGCAGCGTGACGTCGCTCTTGCCCGTGAGGGTGAGATTTTTGTTTGCGTTAATCTGAGACGCCACGGCAGTCGTAGATTTATCTAACGAATCCGTGGTCGTGGTTTTCAGCAAATCGATCCCGCCGGCATCATTGGTGGCTGATGTCGAGGCACTCGCCTGGACTTTTCCCGAAGTGTCGACCGAAGCGTCCGTTGATGAGGATTTCGTATCACCGTCTCCACCGGAGAAAGAAAGAATACTGATCTTTTCAATGTGTGTCTTCGTGCTCGCCGTATCGCGAGCTTCCAGAACATTTAGATCCGTCCCGGCAATAGTAACATCGCCTTTGGCGTTCAGCTTGGCGCCCTGAAGCGTGGCCGTTTTTTCGGCGGACAGGTTCATGTCGTTGCCGGTAGAAACGGTCGAACCAACGGCCTTGGTCTGCTGGCGCTCCGTAGTTTTCGTTTCCTTACCATACAAGCCGCCAGAGACAAAAAGACCTGATTTGGTCTTAGTAGTAGCCACTCCCTTGCTGTTGTTACGAGCCAGGATATTGATATCTTCCCCGGCGTCCAGATCCGCGTTGCCGCCAGCCTTGATGGAGGAACCGGCCACGGTGATGTCCTTCTTGGCCGTCACCGTCAAATTGCCTCCGCTGGAAAGCGTGGAGCCTATCTGTTTCGTTCTGGTGTACGTGGTATCGGTGTTTTTGGAATGCGTATGCGCTGCTGCCCCCCGCTGCATGGTATCCAGAACCACGCTATTGCCCGCGGTCAGATCGGCATTGCCCTCAGCGGCAATATTGGCCCCCAAGTTTGTAATATTCTTTGCCGCATCGAGTTTCAGATCTCCGGTGGAAACGATGCTCCCCGTTTTACCCATGGTCGTCGAGCCGGGGTGCATGACCAAGGTCTTGTTGAGGATGCTGCCGTCAGTGGAGGACAGGGCCACATCGTCGCCTGAAATGGTGCCGCTGGTATTGGTGATGTCACCTTTCGTGGTGACGTTCAACGTGTTGGCTGAAATGGAGCCGCCCGTGTTGGTCAGTGACTTCAGGTTGAGATTGGCAGTCGTTGCGGAGATATTTGTCCCGTCGCTCGAGGCGAACATCTGTTTGGTCGAAGCCGCCAGATAGACCACCGGCGCCAGCACTTTCTGACCATCGACAACGGTCTCCACCATCCAGAGCATGTCTTCCGTGAGTAAAGATTGCTGATACGCACTCAGCTTCGTGCCCATTTTCAGACCGAGCGTTCCCGCCTGATTGGCAGCGCTATCCATGAGACCTTGCATCTGCTCTTTTTCGTTGGAATATTCCGGGAGGAGATTGCCACCTGTCTTGGAGGCCAACTGTTGACCTACGAGATATGTCTCATAACCTGCATCGCCCAAACGCTTGAGCACTTCATCGGAATCGAAGTTGTTTTTCGCAAGAAGATACTCACTGCCCAGGAAGTTATCAATATCGGCGTACAAAGGATTGGATTCTACCAGATAACTGGCATTTGAACTCTTATTGGTGACGAACATGCCATTGGGGTTAGTGGGCAGATTCAGCGTCAAGCCGAGAAAAGTCGTTCCTGTTGCCGTCAGAGCGGCAGGAGAGCCGGTGCTTGGCGAACCGCTGTTCGCCAGTGAAACATTGTCAACGTAGAGATTTTCGGCCCTGATGTATGCTTTTTGTATAGTAGTTGGCAGTACCGTGACGTCTTCACTCGCATACTGATCTGGTTTATCATCGTCCTCATAGTCCAATTTGATCTCTTCAGTTCTCTTTCTATTAAGTACTATATCGGTATTGTCGAAGGATGACCCTGAATTCCCAATAATTTTTACGTTATTGCCGGAAATTGAACTTCCTAAATTGAGACCGGAATCAAATCCCTGAATGGTTACCGTTCCTTCGCCTCCGCCATTGATATGCGGTGTAAACGCAGGGGGGCCTCCAAGAAAATATTCAGATACATAGAATACTATACGATAATAATCGGCATGATCCTTATTATAAAGAAATGTGCTTGTACGATCCTCTTGATAATTATTGTAAGACCGTATAGCGCCATTCTGGACCTGATTCTTGAATTTTTTCGCTGTAATTGTAATGTTATTTGCCGCATCAATGTAGCTGCTATTAATAAAACTGTTAGCAGTAATTGTTGTATCATGTCCAGAACCAATGGTTGCAAGAGGTGTTTGCGGTGTGGAATCATTATTGAATGTTTGGCTTGCTGAAGCTATCAGATCGTTCCCGGCATACAGTGCTCCTGCGTTTGTTAGGCTGCCTTGCGAACTGGCGATCAAATTATGCGCAGCAGAGATACCTCCGGTAGACTCGTTTTGGAAAAAACGGGCCTGTATATCAAGATCATAGCCGGAATAAAGCATGCCATAGTTAATAAAATTAGAAGAGACAACGATATTACCTGCACCCGACCCCGAAGTGGCGGCCAAAATACGTGAAGTCGAATCCCCCGTTCCACCAACAGTCAGCCCGGACGTCACCGTCACGTCCATGTCCCCGGTACTTTCCATGGAACCGCCGTCGGTGACTCTCAGCTTTCCGGTTCCCATGTGCATAGAACCGCTCAACAGGTTGCCCGTATTGTCGACGGATCCGCTGTTTGCGGTCGTCTTGCCTCCGACATCAAGCAAACCGTAGGCGTGCATGGAGCCGCTGTTACGGAAGTCACCGTCAACACGCACGAGGATATCGCCGGCGTCTGCCGTCATAATTCCTGCGTTGATCAGATCGGTGCCGGCAAAGAGGCTGATATCTCCTGCGGCGCTCTGTACGCCCTGCCTGACTCCTGCGTCGAAGGTCATGCTCCCGGTGGCTGCTGTCAGGTCCATATTGCCCGTAGACTTGAGTGCGGCGTTACCGAAAAAGAGGTCTCCGCCCGTGGCGGTCACTCCCATGGAACCGCCTGAATTCAGGGTGGACAGAGAGGAAGCGCCGACAGCAAGACTCTGGGTGAGCAGGGAAAAAACGGAACCTGCGCCATAGTAGACACCGTCAAGATTCCATGCGGCGGAACCGATGAGACTGACCGCGTAGCCGTACCGTTTGTTGGCATCGGTAATATCTGCCGTAGCGGACGCCGTGTCGGTCAATGTCCCAAGATTGTAAATGAGACCACTCTCGGCCTTGATACCACCGCCAGTAAGCATGGCACCGCCGTTGGTGGCTGTCAGGCTGAGGTTGTGTCCGGCGGAAAGGTTGGCGTCAATCGCCTTTACGGCATCAGCCCCGGCATCTGTACTGGTGATGCTCAAATCACGCTTGGCCGAAAGCCGGCTGGCGATCTCGATCTTGCCGGAGGATGTAATGACAAAATCCTGGGCCGTGGCTGCAGCCTCACCCTGCATGCGGACGCCAACGCCCGTCTCAGTGGCCTTCATGTTGATGAGGTTCGCATACATGCCGCCCAACGCGCTGGAATCAATGGCCCAAGTCGGGGCTGCTTCCGCTGCATCGGAGGCGATGGCACGGGTCTCGCCGGTCTCATGATTCCAATGATTCGAACCCGCCACCATGTTCAGGGTCTGCGCATTGACCTGTCCCTGAACGGCGATCTTGCGGGAAACGAGATTGAGAACCTGCTGAGCGCTCGCGTTGATGCCGGTACCCGTAATGAGGATATCCCCGCCGCGCACGTCGAAGCCGTTGAGCACGCCGCCCGTCATGTCGGGCGTCCCGGTAACGAGGCTGGCCTTATCCGTATTGAGGAAGCCGCCGCCGCTGCTGGTGATGCCGAAGGGGTTGGCGATGATGACATCGGCCTTGCCACCCAGGACTTCGGTAAAACCGTTCAGGTAGGTGCGGCTGTTCCCTGTCACTTCATTAAGGATGATGCGCGCCTGATGGCCAGCGGCAAGATTCGCGTTGCCCGCGACCTGCCCGGCCAGCTGGGACCGTCGATAGGCCTGGCTCATGTCTCCGTTATTCAGCACCAGCCCATGTGCATCGACGTTATAGCTCGTGAAGGCGTTATGCGACAAGCCGGAGCTGTTAGGCGCGGCGATGTTGACCACGGGCACGCCGTTCCCTGCAGGCGTGACAGTCGTATTCGTCGCCCCGGAGGGAACCGGGTCCGCCGCCAGGACCATCTGAGGCGGGCACAGGAGCAGGAGACACAAGAGCCAGACCAGTGATCTGAATCCGAGTTCCATGCACTGTTCACCCATCTTGCGCGTCATGATTTTTCGCATTGTAGCGTGCCGCATCGTCGTAAACATAAGAGGCTCCTTAAAAGCTCACGGTTATAGCCGCAGAGAATTGCACCGGTTCCCGCTCAATGGCGGTCGGGACGGCTATGGACTTCGCAGCGGACAACTCGCCCGACAGGTATTTGCCGGCAAAACGAATTCCGAGCGCCGCACCCGAAAGTTCGGCGTCGTTGGTGGTCTTGAATTGTTCTATCCGGCCCATGTCGAAGCCGATGTACGGCCTCAGCGTGACGCCGATGTACGGGAGCGGGGGCAACGACGTGGAGATTTCGTTGCGGACGTACAGGGCGCGATCACCTGACAGGCTGTTCCGGTTGAAGCCGCGCACGGTGTAGAAACTACCGACCGTCAATTGCTCCGACCCATACAACGGCACCAGCGCGTACTGCCCGAAAAGCTGGCTGCTGAAGACAAGGTCCTGGGTCAGAACCTCGAAAGGGACGGTCACACCGGCGGAATATCTGAATTTTGCTCCTTGAGCTCGCGGCGAGGAGGTCGGCGCATCGCCTTGGTCCCTGAGCGCGCCGAATTCCATGAGTCCCTTGCTCCATCCCAGCCCGCCGTTGAGGATGAACCCGGAAAAGCGGGAAAACCAATTGACGTCCACATCCAGAGTGGCCAGCTTGCGGCTTGAAATCTTCAAAAACTCACCATCGAGATAGTTCCTTGAGTTCTTGGTATTAAGGGCGACGAGCGTGGACAGTTTCTGGTTCTGATCGCGGTAGGCGACCCAATCCAGTTCACCCCGAAAGGTCTCGTTCGTACCTCTGGCGACGAGGGTCCTGGAGCTGGTTTTTACGGGAGAGCGGTAGCTGGAGTTGCTGTAGAAAAGCTGGACCCCGTAATAGCCGAACGGCACGGAGTAGTAGAGGCTGTCGGAATTGGAATCACGGAACCTCGCATCCTCGAAAAGCGTTTCCCGGTGCGTATAGTTCAGGTAATCATTGAGGAATAGCGGATGGTCCACGCCTGCGGTCACGGCTCCCTGATGGCGACCCGTCGAAAGACCGCCCAGATTGTCCAGGGTGCCAGAGATAAACAGGGGCAGAGATGGGGTGTTGGTGATGGTGACGACGCTGGCGCCCGCTTCCGCTCCAGGGCTTATTTCCATGGTGGCGCTGTTGGATTGCAGACGGTTGATCTGATCCAACCCCTGCTCGATATCCCTCAAATTGAGCGGCTTCCCCGGAACAAACGGAAACGCCGTGGAGAGATTCACGCTCCTTTTGTCGCCGTCCTTGAGGATGAGCCGCTCGACCTTGCCTTCGACGATGAGGATCTCAAGCCGCCCATTGGTCAGGTCCTGCGCCTGCACATACGGCCGCACGGCAATATACCCGCGATCCATGTAGGCCTTCAGTATCTCACTAAGGAGCTTCTCTATATCTTCCACGTAGAGGCATTTGTTCAGGTAGGGAGCCGTCAAGGACTTGGTGACGCTCTCCGGCAGAAGCGTAACCCCGGTAAGCTCTATTTCCTGAATATCCCTGCACATGCCGCTCTTTTGCAGGCTCGGAGCCGGGACCTCCGGTACCGCCTGAGGCGTCGTTTCCTTCCCGCGATTGGAATCCTTAAGCAGTTGCTGCTTCATGCGCTCCTGCTGTTCGTTCTGAATGCGCTGGGCCTCGCGGTTGGCGGCCTCAATCTCGGCCGGAGTAACGGACCAGGCCGGAGCGGCAAGCGACATCACGCAGCAGACAAGCAGGGCCGCAACAGACGCATTTCCAGACAACCTGCTGAAACAAATAGAGAGAAACTTGAACATATAGTGGCACCCGCGCAGGACAAAACGTGTTGAATGGCTTCGAATAAAAACGGATAGAGCCTTTTCGAAACATTAATGTCTGCATATAACCGATGACAGGTTTCAGGTCTGTAAGGGGATTCCCCTACAAGGTACACTTTTTTTACAACAATCCGGTTTTATTCATGAATTCATCGACCAAGGCCACCTTGCAATCCCGATGCTTCGATGCTAACTGCTCAAGCCGGTTCTGTTTAAACAGTCCGTGTCGAGAGTTGACGAAGCGCATCAATGCCTTTTCGTCCCCTGCCCTTCACCAACGTTCCAACAGCGGACCGGGTCATTCCCTGTGCCGGGCGAGGGGTGCGCGATTTCTTGACTGAAGCCGCG
This Desulfovibrio sp. Huiquan2017 DNA region includes the following protein-coding sequences:
- a CDS encoding hemagglutinin repeat-containing protein, encoding MFTTMRHATMRKIMTRKMGEQCMELGFRSLVWLLCLLLLCPPQMVLAADPVPSGATNTTVTPAGNGVPVVNIAAPNSSGLSHNAFTSYNVDAHGLVLNNGDMSQAYRRSQLAGQVAGNANLAAGHQARIILNEVTGNSRTYLNGFTEVLGGKADVIIANPFGITSSGGGFLNTDKASLVTGTPDMTGGVLNGFDVRGGDILITGTGINASAQQVLNLVSRKIAVQGQVNAQTLNMVAGSNHWNHETGETRAIASDAAEAAPTWAIDSSALGGMYANLINMKATETGVGVRMQGEAAATAQDFVITSSGKIEIASRLSAKRDLSITSTDAGADAVKAIDANLSAGHNLSLTATNGGAMLTGGGIKAESGLIYNLGTLTDTASATADITDANKRYGYAVSLIGSAAWNLDGVYYGAGSVFSLLTQSLAVGASSLSTLNSGGSMGVTATGGDLFFGNAALKSTGNMDLTAATGSMTFDAGVRQGVQSAAGDISLFAGTDLINAGIMTADAGDILVRVDGDFRNSGSMHAYGLLDVGGKTTANSGSVDNTGNLLSGSMHMGTGKLRVTDGGSMESTGDMDVTVTSGLTVGGTGDSTSRILAATSGSGAGNIVVSSNFINYGMLYSGYDLDIQARFFQNESTGGISAAHNLIASSQGSLTNAGALYAGNDLIASASQTFNNDSTPQTPLATIGSGHDTTITANSFINSSYIDAANNITITAKKFKNQVQNGAIRSYNNYQEDRTSTFLYNKDHADYYRIVFYVSEYFLGGPPAFTPHINGGGEGTVTIQGFDSGLNLGSSISGNNVKIIGNSGSSFDNTDIVLNRKRTEEIKLDYEDDDKPDQYASEDVTVLPTTIQKAYIRAENLYVDNVSLANSGSPSTGSPAALTATGTTFLGLTLNLPTNPNGMFVTNKSSNASYLVESNPLYADIDNFLGSEYLLAKNNFDSDEVLKRLGDAGYETYLVGQQLASKTGGNLLPEYSNEKEQMQGLMDSAANQAGTLGLKMGTKLSAYQQSLLTEDMLWMVETVVDGQKVLAPVVYLAASTKQMFASSDGTNISATTANLNLKSLTNTGGSISANTLNVTTKGDITNTSGTISGDDVALSSTDGSILNKTLVMHPGSTTMGKTGSIVSTGDLKLDAAKNITNLGANIAAEGNADLTAGNSVVLDTMQRGAAAHTHSKNTDTTYTRTKQIGSTLSSGGNLTVTAKKDITVAGSSIKAGGNADLDAGEDINILARNNSKGVATTKTKSGLFVSGGLYGKETKTTERQQTKAVGSTVSTGNDMNLSAEKTATLQGAKLNAKGDVTIAGTDLNVLEARDTASTKTHIEKISILSFSGGDGDTKSSSTDASVDTSGKVQASASTSATNDAGGIDLLKTTTTDSLDKSTTAVASQINANKNLTLTGKSDVTLRGAEVTTGGDANLSGENVNILAAQDTHVATSKTTTVKVGLYASTTNSADAEATAGASANAKTGSANAGANATATANANSSTSIDLLRTKTTTDTTTDIVNKGTTLASGGNLTINSKKDLVVQGSDLSGETGVDITAKDMSFLAAEDSHTSTSSTTKTSSGLYIDGKASAKAQTSASANAGLGANAGVSASGSVKAELSVGVQQKVSKTTSAEGSTTARVSSITSGSGSIARTAENGITDVGTAIEAGGDFSQTAKTYDSRAAANTSYKTSTSTSDTAKIGVYAKADAGVTASAGVGLDAGGAEAGAGAKATAKVGAGIKASYSRDDNKSASASSEAVVSTIKTGGKITSVTSGKTTLEGTQLSGGQGVALEAGSLDFKAAENTETSSSSDSNVNAAMSAGLTRGSGKGFEASVSGGTSKTDTSANSTTAVAGGISSGGNITIKTKGDTRLEGTNLSSTGDTAIDAGGSIAFDAAKDTASSSTTSYDASASVNVGDSAGGGSGKSNVDAKVAGGYSKETASSVTATAGSIATGGNLTLNAGKAVTLEGTNMAAGGDATISGAEGVAINAAHSTSESKSTSVRAGLGVGTSKSSNAQGTSDGKSVDVTAEVGHSKAEESTAAAGSLSSGGNLVINSGKDVNLEGTDLAAGNKASINAGGDVNFEAAESTSKSSAVGVALSTSASKTNKTTKTTPQTPAAKTGTGGTQGSDGSAQSNEDLATWQDKHGTVMQQLKAKQAVSGTGADKGQATTPPVASPNAQADGATVSTAVTEEAATAGIQFRKKNQTVQQAGSVSAGAGGIEINASGGDVNLVGTNMTSSGDVGIAAKDDVNITATKNTESGFGITIAGSVNKKIEKPIPAKSSQTTAKTTDAAKTGTSTKTTDAAKTGTAGKTATPSNATQSTQAGASTKTKAAVKTGTAGKTATPSNATQSTQAGASTKTKAAVKTGTAGKTTTPANATQSKQAGASTKTTDAAKTGTAGKTTTPSNATQSKQAGASTKPKDAVKSGTAGKTATPSSATQSKQGGASTKPKDAVKSGTAGKTATPSSATQSKQGGASTKPKDAVKSGTAGKTATPSSATQSKQGGASTKPKDAVKSGTAGKTATPSSATQSKQAGASTKTKDAVKTGTAGKTATPSNATQSKQAGASTKTTDAVKTGTADQLTGDGLSIGTAGAKSVTSSEWKVENGVFKSTAEDTDNTSSGYVGIGGGSSTRNEGATINADGALNITAGGKTTLVNTDVEAASGENIDAAGGIERRTVEDTTLLNVDSNSGPAAVNEGVSTVPVYDQSNAGAATTPGAAPATGVVPPLSMKNVQNGGAVPPRP